From Cercospora beticola chromosome 6, complete sequence, a single genomic window includes:
- the VMA11 gene encoding v-type proton ATPase 16 kDa proteolipid subunit 2 translates to MADYSSTSELTPKFAPFLGMGGIAFAMIFGCMGAAYGTAKSGIGIANVGVFRPDLIMKSLIPVVMSGIIAVYALVVAVLIAGNMKAPPGQNYSLYNGCMHLACGLSVGLTGLAAGYAIGIVGDAGVRAYMQQSRIFVGMVLILIFGEVLGLYGLIVALILNTRAAG, encoded by the exons ATGGCCGACTACTCGTCGACGTCAGAGCTGACGCCCAAGTTCGCGCCGTTCTTGGGCATGGGTGGCATCGCCTTTGCCATGATCTTTGGGT GTATGGGCGCGGCATATGGCACAGCAAAGTCAGGCATCGGTATCGCAAACGTTGGTGTTTTCAGGCCGGACCTGATCATGAAG TCTCTCATTCCGGTTGTTATGTCTGGAATTATTGCTGTCTACGCTCTGGTGGTGGCAGTGCTGATAGCAGGAAACATGAAGGCGCCGCCTGGGCAAAATTACAGTCTATACAATGGTTGCATGCACTTAGCGTGTGGCCTTTCAGTCGGTTTGACTGGGTTAGCAGCGGGATATGCAATCGGGATAGTTGGCGATGCG GGAGTACGCGCGTATATGCAACAGTCACGCATTTTCGTCGGCATGGTGCTCATTCTCATTTTCGGCGAAGTGCTGGGACTTTACGG CTTGATTGTGGCGCTTATCTTGAACACAAGAGCAGCTGGCTAG